The genomic segment AATAAATTAAGTAATATTACATGCAAGGATGCATACTGAAATAGTTATCTATAGACAGATTAATCAACCAAAACATCACTCCATAAAGATGTTAAATGTAAAAAGACAAAGTCAATGATGGAGTAGGAGAGGACTAGGGCAGTCGTAACAGGACTATTATACATAAGAGGAAAGAAAACGACCAAAGAGCTCAATTGCAAACAGTTAATCTTTATTGAGTTAGTGGTGAGCGGCATACGTAGCAAGAAGGACGCTGACACAGGGTTTCCCAGGGAAAGAGTGACAATGCACTATTGGTATAAACATGAACAAGGGTAtatcatatacacagtatagatgaTGGTAATTCACTAATCCTATAAGGATGGATACAAGAATATACACAGTATACAAGCGGTGCAACTGTAACTAATAAAGATAGTCGTGACCATCCATTATAAGAAGAATTAGCCAAACAGATCATACATATAATTCCAAATGGTGGATAAATAGAATATTATATCATGGGGACCAATTGTGGCTAGTAGCTGGTGTAAGAGATACCCCTTATGCAGTGAGTCATGTAAAGTCCAAGGGACGGATGCCCATCATGAGGCTTACATACCACAAAAATCCGGGAGACCGAATAGCagcgtccacccgacggccgtttcggcggaagagccttcgtcagggggagccTCCCTTGTTCATGTTTATACCAATAGTGCATTGTCACTCTTTCCCTGGGAAACCCTGTGTCAGCGTCCTTCTTGCTACGTATGCCGCTCACCACTAACTCAATAAAAATTCACTGTTTGCAATTGGGCTCTTTGGTCGTTTTCTTTCCTCTTATGTGAAATAGTTATCTGGCAAGTAATGGGTTTTCAAGGAAGACGCTCCTCTTCGGCGTTTGTAGACGACTATTAGTGGCACTCTTACAAGACTTGTCTCTAATGTCATCGTCAGCATTGCAAACTTAGTATAAGGTGCATGTGTGTAGAAGGAGGCCCAGCATGCGTGACCAACTAGAATGTGACCACCAGGAGCTGGGATCCAGGGATGGTTGGTCCTCCTGCTGAGCATGCACACCTTATGTGCCACTGGCCAGAGGATACTACTGTTCTGCCCACACAGTACAGCTTTTGCTCCCTCAAATATAATCAGAAGAAAAtgttttctgtgtgttttgttAATTAGCTACAGCTTGTGATAATTTTCTCTATTCAGTCATAATGTTCCCCATTTTGGCCTCCATTCAGGAATAATGCCTCCAATGCTAAGTTATTATTTTAAGTAAAGTTATGACAGCAAGTTGAGCACTTGAGAAAGGTGGGGGACCCTAATATGTGACCCCAGGTGTGGATGTTCCATTCTTAATGCAGCACCTCTGCTTAAAGagtaccaaccatcaggattttcatatataaactaatgccagtgctatactgatgctattatgctgattctatacataccttaagttgtgagatcggatgtatactttctgaaatataggcaagtaaagtttgtgaaatgcactgttacttgttgaggtgcaacagaatatctaataggtcagTTGAgtattgctagttattcctgccactgtctgctgcctgtcctttctccccctgttcttcctcctttcttcctccccctgtaataacagagacagggagagaattAACAGGCAGCAGAcatgggcgggaataactagcaaaacccgacccacttaataattattccgttgcacctatcaatcaaataacagtgaatttcacaaacattacttgcctgtatttcagaaagtatacatccgatctcacaactaaaaggtatgtatagaatctgcctgatagcaccagtacagcactggctttagcttatatatggaaatcctggtggttggtcctctttaagttaaCTGCAATGGAGTTTTCCATTTTGTCTATGACTCTATACACTGGGGTAATATAGATGATAATCCTTTTGTTGAAGTTATTAGAAAGATGACTGTATATTTCTATCTTTAATATTTGATGTTTGCTAAAAGAAAAACACTGCGGTACTGCCTACCTTTGCATGATTGTGACTTTTTCGTCTGTATGCATGTTTCAATATTCAGGTTTTTTTGCAGGTCATATTAAAGGAGACATCTTGATTGACCTCAATATTACTTCCATGGTTCACCATTTGTTTGCAGCCTGTGAATTTTTCAACCACATTATAGTGCTGAAGGCGAGAGACAGATGCATTATGGAGCTGAAGAGATGGGTTGACTCACGAACAGGAGCTTTTGATTGGAGTCATGTCACAAGACTTCATGCAGACATTGGAGAATGCAGGTGAAGTATTTTACCAAaaattctgaaaatcccattatcaTTATTTCTACAGTATGAAATATATGACTGCAGGTTTAGTATAATATTGTGTATCTTCTGTCTGCCTTATTTTTCAATTACATTTTAGAAATTGATTGCAAAGTTTATATTTGTCTACTCGGGACAAAATGCTCAGTCTTTTTAGCTGTATAATACTGGGTACTGTTGGAAGGGcgcattaaagggtactttacacgctgtgatatcggtaccgatatcgctagcgagcgtaccagccccaatcggttgtgcgtcacgggcaaatcgctgcccgtggcgcacaacatcaataACACCcgccacatggacttacctgccctgcgacgtcgctatggccggcgttccgcctcctttctagggggggggtcgtgcggcgtcacagcgacgtcacacggcagccgtccaatagcagaggaggggcggagatgagtggccggaacatgccacccacctccttctttacacattgccggtggacggaggtaaggagatgttcgtcgctccttcggtgtcacacatagcgatgtgtgatgccgcaggaatgaggaacaccatggctacttacctgacaacgatttttggtaaatgaacgacctctcatttgCCAACGATTTTtgactcttttgcgatcatttaaggtcgctcctgcctgtcacacgctgcgacgtcgctaaatacgccggatgtgcgtcacaacaaccaagaccccaacgatatatctttAGCGATGTCATAAATGGCCCTTTATGCTCTGGTTATATCACATTTGATTCAGAGGTAATAACTGAGAGCTCTGTTGTGCTTCTCCAACATATTCAACTGATTGCCCACTCTATAGAGTGGGAAATTATCGCCATTaacgaaattgcaaaaaaaaaaaacatagcattTTTTCTAATTTCTAATTTAGAAAAAAAAGTATGTCCAATACCCCTGGTTAAAACTacttttattgtgaacag from the Anomaloglossus baeobatrachus isolate aAnoBae1 chromosome 11, aAnoBae1.hap1, whole genome shotgun sequence genome contains:
- the LOC142256889 gene encoding indolethylamine N-methyltransferase-like; amino-acid sequence: MMMDSCPYKRYHEDGYDSRQCLEHYFSDKSDMVFAEDALIFPIENLIKTFTEGHIKGDILIDLNITSMVHHLFAACEFFNHIIVLKARDRCIMELKRWVDSRTGAFDWSHVTRLHADIGECSDLLQDKEGKVR